Within the Vigna angularis cultivar LongXiaoDou No.4 chromosome 10, ASM1680809v1, whole genome shotgun sequence genome, the region ATAGGTGAAGTGAGGTTTATGTTTGTCTTGAATTATTAATTGCAGGGGCTATTACAAGTGCAGCAGTGTTAGAGGGTGTCCAGCGCGCAAGCATGTAGAGAGGGCTCTGGATGACCCTTCTATGTTGGTAGTAACCTACGAAGGTGAACACAATCACACACTCTCTGCAGTCGAAGCTACTACTAATCTTATCCTAGAATCTTCTTAGATGATTAATTAATCACCGATTTCCCATCACAGAGCATATTCTGATCATGCCATTCATGGCTTGTACACTTGAAAATTTTACTCTCGAAGGAGATTAATTAATTGATGGGTGGGTGTTCCTTCCATGTTCACATGTTCTgtatttcttttccttttccttttctgcTCTCTTCAAAACTTGGACCGACCGACCGACCGACCGACACTGAATCCATCCATTGCCACTGTttacatgtttttcttttaaaaaagggTGAAGATGGCGTATTTGGTAACGGGTTTAATTTAATCTGATTCAAAtctaaagagaaaaaaaaagaaaggaggaAGTGGGGTTGGTAttgttccttttccttttccttttcgtTTCTGGTTGATTGCTTTACATGTGGTTATGATCTTGGATGCTGATGATCTCTCTCAACATTAATGGATGAAAAAGACGGGGTCAAAGAAGGGATGGGATGAGGAGGGACATGTGGTGTTAATTGCTAAAGAAGGTTGACTAAAAGAAGAGAGTGGTTGGCACTTGGCAATTGCCAGTTAGAACGGCAAATTATAGTGAATGGAACTGGGAAGGTGAGGTGAAGAAAGAGAGTTTCAATGCAATTTTTGTTTGAACCCTTTGGCTTCTAGCATAAAGTCTTGTTGCAACGTTAGTAGTACATTCGTCTAACGTCTTTAATGTCTGTTTGGTTTaatgtttaaaacattaaattcatGTTTCGCATTAAGAAATCAGAAGATACCTGTTCTGGCTTCTACTTGGTAATGCACCTGTTCTGTTTTGGGTCTCACCTTCTAAGCGAGTTTTATAGAATTAAGGTAGAATTACTTGATATTCTGAATGGAAAAGCTACGCCAAAGTCAAAATGGGTGGGTGTGGAATTGATTCAGTTGATAAGGGTCCTACcttgttttaaatttgtgtAGTTGTTTGCTTTTCCATTCCCTTTGCCTTAACGTTTGCTCTTTCTTCAACGTACAAGCCCTCTTTTGCTTATTCGTCCATTTCGTTTCACCATtttctttctattgtttttCTTCCCACTTTCTTCCAGCCCTAGTGGAAAACacataacaaaaaagaaaaccttTTTTAGTTTTTCGTGAATTTTAAATTGGGATGTGATtttcttaaatatgtttttttgttataaaattaacattataaaaGTATTCATGTTTAACGgaaacattttttaagttttttcacAAAATTGTTTTTAGGGAGGAGATATCAATATAGTTTtctcatattaatttattttatagcgatcaacatattattttattttgaccaaattatttaacatgctaaataataaaaaattattacataaatgcaaatttattgattaatttcaaaaacatttgtaaatatttttagaatgttTTTTACCAATTAAATCAATTTGAATCATTTGTTAATACTATATCATTGGCGTATCATGACATGTTTCATCCGTCTCAGGAACTAAACGGGAGTAAGGTCACTTCCTGCTAcgctttttattttattatattattaaacattggaattttattaaattcttaTGTTTAGAGTTTTCATCATAgatcatttttctttgtttagatctcttaaaagttaaaatgatttattattgttgttagtCTATTTTACCAATTTagttattctaattttaatagtaaaatttagTTTCAAATTAAATGTAGgttaaaaatacaatatatttagATTCTTTGGCTAACTTTTATAGAATAGGAGgcttgatttcttttttcttcttcttattttaaCATGTCAGCATTTCttgattattattaattaacataaaaaattaggTGGTTCAACTACTACGTTTCAATCGGTCAGACTACTAggtcaattcttcttcttttcttttttactatgTATGTGACATTATGTGATTCTAACCATAACCATATAACGCATGGATTACTTGGAATCGTTTTATTTCAGTTTAATaagtgattttaatttaattttttaacataattgcgttaaatatataaaaattataatttcttaaaaaataaagcGAGTAAATATTGAGTAGCatgttttatgaaaaaatatatattaaattacattacaTTGGTCATAAATACTATCAGGCAAGACATTATTAAACTTGGAAATGTGGATATTAGTTATTCCAACAATTGCATCATTATACaagatttagaaaaataatgaaattcatCTTTTACAAGCGCATATACCAAATTCTTGAATTAGTTAATCTAAATACCATATAAAAGATCactataaaatttagaaaaaaaaatctccaaTACATTTTTCGAAATTAAGagtaattacattttaaattaagtgtaaatacattttaaattacttcAAGTAgcaaatttacatttaaaataaagtagaaAAGATAACGTGTCTTCAAAGATTTCCTAGCAGTTACAATTTTCCTTTCTTTAGTTCATTCGCCAACATGATACAAAATAgtgttaaaaaagttaaaaatgaattatgaaacaaaaaaaattattagtaaaatgTACAAATTCTGCAAGTTACAAAATTATGACgccataaattataaattatttcaaatatcaaatttatagaGAAAATGAGATAACGAAAGATTATCCAGTTattgttacttttatttatttagttcaTTTGCCCCCtgatacaaaaataatgttaaaaaacttaaataaattgaaaaatctttaaaataacaaaaaaaaccagcaaaataaataaaaatgattaatctCTGTTCTTTACGTTCAATTCTTCGTCCTATCAGATTGAAAGAGAGTTAAGATATCTGTGTTCCTTGAAGCATGAATTATCTTTTTACAATCTACACAGTAATATCAACAAATCCTCAGTGACATTTAGAAGTAGGAATTCTTTGAAGCAgttacaagaaaaagaaagaaagaattatCTTTTACAAGCTCCAGCGAAGAAGAAGTAAACGATGGAACTAAAACGATCATAAATATCGACATGGCTGACTCTGATATGATATACTTCTGCACAAAGCTTATTGTAACGTGGAAGATTACACCAActaagacgaagaagaagaccCTGATGAGTGGTTATGATCCTTACAATACTTCACGCTACTCTCCTCCATTTTTTCCAGAATATAGTGTCCCAAAGAGTGCGTTGTCTCCACCAAATTTTCCTTACACAGAAACTCGTTCCCGCAGACCCTTTCCACTTTCCCTGAGAAGTCATGCACAAACACATGCGTCTTCGGGTTCCCACTCTTCTTGCTCCGGGCAAGTACGCCGGCGGTGAAGATCGGCGACATTCTTCCGGGGGCGTCGGGCCAGTCACCTCTCGGTCCGTCCACCAATATCACATCCCAATCCACTTCATAAACGTGGTTGGGAAGATCGTTGAGTCCTAACTTGCACTCAGAAAACAGAAGATTCTGCACCGGCCTGCACTCGTTTCCCGACTGTTCTTTGGCGGAAGCTATCAGCTCCTTCATCTCGCTCCTTCTGGTCGTGTATTGCACGTCGTAGGCATCGATTTCGGGGTGCTTTTCTTCGAAGTACGCGGCGTAGTACCGGTTTTCATCGATGAAAACCGTTCTTCCGTTGTGGTTGAGGGCTTTCCAGAGGAGGGTCTCTGGGGTGAGGCCAAAGACGAGGAAGTTGCACGGTGAGGAGCACTTTCGGAGGACGTCGGAGATGGTTTTGAGATCCGAGTGGGACATGTGGTAGGTGTCATTGGATTTGGAGGCATAGTGGAGGAGGGTGTTGATGACGGAGGAAGGCAAAGGGGTGTTGGTGAAAGTAGATAAAGGGGTGgaagaggtggtggtggtgatggaTGAGGTTGTGTCTCTGGTGTAAATGAGGGTGGCGAGGAAGGCCAGGGTGAAGAAGGAGATGAAGGCCAGAAGCCATAGGCGGTTGGAGCTTCCTTGTTTCTGGATATATGGGTGGAGAAGAATGAATTTTGTGTTGGTGTTAGTGTTCTTCATGTTGGAGGGGttaattttgaatgaaaattttagAGCTGCAGATTCTGAGCTCTGGGGGAGAATTGGAGGAGAAGGTTTGATTTAAATTAGAAGAAGGGAGAGTGTAAGCAATGAGAAGGGAAAATATTATTGAGAGTGACCCTACAATGACCATATCCTTGGATTCAGGTTGTGTTCTACAATTGAAAACAATGTTAACGAGAGGGAAGTGGTAGTTGTTTATGTTGTGTTGAATTTGGTTTTGCTTGATTTATGCAGTTGGTATTCTAGAATAGTTAATTCCCAGTATGTGTTGTTTGAGTTGTGAATGATGTTTTGGGGTGAAGCAAATAAGGATGCTGGGGTGGTTGGACTTAAGGTGAGAGAGAAGGTGTAGCGACCCAATATCTAATTACAAACTGGAAGTCGCTTTTCCTTGATGATTTAAGCTTTGGTTTCTAAGTAACCCCTTTGGGATATTGGCAACTTACGATAAAAGTAGCTAGCTACCTTTGAAGGGGACTCAGTACCTGCTGCAACGTTTCCTCTCCTTTAAAAACTTCTTCTCAGTATCAAATTTGTAATTGGTTATACAACAACGACATCGTGGTAAAAAGAAGTGCCAATGTAACATGTTTGAGTGTGAAAGTGCGAATccgaagaaaagaaaaagaaaaaacgtgTACTTCTTTCTTCGAGTATTCAACTCTGCAACTACTTCTGACTTTCTACGACTACTGCCTCAGTTGCCGAGACTGCAAGATTACATGTAAAGATAAAAGGAATCAACGGTCAAAAGGactaattttctttaaaaaaggtGTTTAGTAATAAGAATGTGGTGGTGAAAACAAGTAAAGAAAATCTAAAACTTGGAGTTGTATGGGGTTTTATAAGATTGTGTTCAAGGCTGATTTTTTAGACACGGCTCTCTTTTAAAGAACAATTTTCTACTTAAAAGGTACGAGTTAGTGATAATAATTTAAGTTGGTGGAAATTATTACTTTAGTTTGAGTTAGTTGTGTAAGCTGAATTGGGttaatatctaaattttagAGTCGTATATACTGTTTTATAAGATGtcatgtaaattttatatttttaagatgaacaattttacatataattgatttaatatatatgattagGGGCTAATTTTCATGCTCTGTACTTTatccttttaataatatatatatatatatatatatatatataaacattttagttaaaattaaatgaattaccacacaaattaaaaatatcatttgtaAATGGGAGAAAACTAACTATCAttgtaaatattaatacaattacCCTTGTCTAACAatgaatattttcaattaaagaattatatacataatttatatCATACCAAATTGACAAgtagttaaaagaaaatatactatttataCTTAGTTTTAAGCTATATGGAATATCCAAAATTTCAACTCAGATCATTTTCACAAAACACTAATGTAAATGCAGTACTACTAAATACCCAACTTTaaaaatgcaattattagacatcgtttagaattataatttgacgtaaaatgatataaaacgtcACGAATGTCCAGCTTTGAACGTCAAAAGGTTAATGAATTCAATCAAGATTTGAgcagaaaattgaaaattcattcaatttatCTTAACACGCGagactctcttctcttctcaaacttatTTTGAACGAAGTTTGATGACCATCAGatataatctttctttcatttgatacaagtgcatgttaattaactactttatatatgattttcgtttgttttgaccgattattttcgtgttcgtGTCCATCATAGGCAcattttgaagaacttaatCGTTGagcttgtttgttgtttttttgttaaacttgtttgttgttatttgattgaacttatttgttgttgtttggttgaacctcTTTGTTGtggtttgattgaacttgtttgttgttggttattattgtttgtcgTTGATACTActctacacgttcatagttcatgctttataaaatacaaaaaattgaaatttgttattgttgtgtTTTTCAGACCTTGTAGAATTGTAAATAAGGATCACagtcaattaaaaaaacaaaaaaaaaattgattaacgtctattgacaaaatttgacgtCAACTTAACGTGTCCCGATATGACATTGACCTCGTGAAAGACCCAAAATATTAGACgttgtatactttttttttctatggaAAGCAAACTCTAACTAAACATTTTATATGCTttgcaaataataataattttaattttacacaaaattattataatgaagaatcatctttattaataattataaatacatgatattatatttatatattgtttaaaagtaattattatcgATTACagttagttttttaaaaacaacaaagttaataaataatttatattatcaaaagATAACAATGAATAATAAAAGTTGTAACGTAATTATAAAGGTAATCAtctttaataattgttattgataacagttataaatataaatcacaACCATATATGTTTTTCCCAAGGTCCttgtttttggaaaaaaaaaactgaagattaactttataaaagacagtttttttttcctgcactttcatatatatatatatatatatatatatatatatatatatataatgttttaaattgtacgttttaattattttttaacttttgaattataagatttaaaaattatttcttatttttgaattgtataattttgaaaataaaataaaaaggtttttttatatgacaatgcttaaaaaaacttataaaagagCAAAAATAAACTGCCTTAGAAAAAGTGGTGGAAAATAacaaatctgaaaaaaaaatggccTTTTTTTTGTGCActcttataatttctttattcaacctaaatttgaaaaagacCAGTTGCTATTATTGTATGTTCTGGATGATTTGAAACTTTCCTCATTCTATGGAGACTCaaacaaaatatgataaattgattatatgatttatatttatcCTGGTATGTGTTGATAAActcaacatatataaaaatttagataatttaaTTCTGTTAATAATGGAAAGAGTTTCAAATTGctcaatttaattttgaattgacTAATAtgtattaagaaaatatatcatGGTTTACTGACACACAATAtcaatactattttttaaattattcaatccataataagtttttaaaaatattttagtccTTTCTCACCTTCTAATGGGTGCAAGTGGACAATATGGATATTCTGAAAGAGGTCATTTCTTTTCGTACTTCCATAATTTTAacttgtagtttttttttaaattattgttttttgaattgtataatttaaaatgtaaatttaatgctttgaaatgtataataaaaatatattttttatttttatattataaaatatataattattaatatacttttttttgtattttagaattataatctaaaatataaaaaatatatttcatattttacaatttaaaatatatttgtattttaaattaaattattctaaaataaaatttgttttgcaTTTCAAGATATAACTTTGTGCTTTGTGCATTTATTAGTAGCTAGATTTTACAAGGTTGTTGTAAGATAGAAATGCAATAAGAAATTATCTTTGAAAACTAATTGGATATTGGGCATGGTAGAAAATCCCATGTTCAATATTACAAacatgtttgaattttttttttctttttatggcATGTTTCATActtttacttaattaaaatagaagacttaaaagtgaaaaaaaatactaaaatggAAAGTTAAATTTGAGACTCAAATCCGTATAGTGATTTGATGACTTTACTAGTTTTTTTGGCATTTGTATGTTACGATAACTAGGTCACTGTTACTAAATGATTATACTTCCCAGTGAAAATATTTCCTGAGTTCAAATTAATGCCTTGATGAAACTTTaagcaaagaaataaattatactaaataacatgcatattcataataaattatattcaaataatttatgttacatatatttaattttagtcaTTCATGTTAATGTtgaatatcaaatatttagttttatgaaATACCCCAAAGtaattgtaataattaatatGAGTAAACAAGTTTAGGACAAACTTGACTATGTTTCATAATTTGTTatgtgtgttttattttaattgtgttttattttaagttattatatattttgtctttaaaatatgactgtttaacataaaatatgttgtgaaacttaattataaattttacattaaataagaAAGTTtaacaacataaaatatttataatttattattttaagattttgaattgtATGTAATATTGTATCTTTTATATAGATTGACAGATAATCCTGTAGtgttaaaaaattgatattaactCATGTGTAATTATTTGTCATCCAACAGTTACCAATTAAATCATATGCATGAAAAGTTAATGTCAATTAAGATTTGTGTATTAGACATATCTCTTTAACTAAATTACGTGTCAACCTTAAATTAATCAATATTCAATATACTACACCAACATCGTAAAAGTCTTTATAAATTTGTTCTTACCTCAAAATAAGccaaaaataactttatatatcCATGCCATTATTCGTTGTGATGGAGAGATCACCAATTATCTTAATTGAGTAGTGATATTTAAGTATGAAATTTCAAGAAACATcacattaaattatttacacCATTTGCTTGTAGGATTAATAGTTCGAAtaatttattctaattattctattagaaaattgttattttaatttttacagaGAGTCGTAATAAAATACACTTCAGTTGTCATGGTTTATCTTTTATGTTGTCAATTAGAACattgataataattaatttagaagATAGTTAAATTCTCACTATATTATAAATGCAAGTACAATCATAAATAGGATTTAGTGTTTAGCAAAGCGAGAAAAAAGTCCACgtcaactcttttttttttttttgtatttttgtaatacacatatacatatattaaaagtgtatttaactatatcaatgttttttaattttttaattaactaagtaatgtttttattttgaataaattaaaataattattatatttatatattaaaatattttattataattaatgattaaaatttaatttataaattttaaagatttaaattataatacattacGTCTACACATTTTTAAACAACCTAAAACATAaaggttaatatttttttttattttaaaaaatacaagttgatgaattaaaaaattcagTTTAACCCCTCAAATTTTGATGAACTAGTAACATTTTAACATAtcaataaataagttaaaaattattttttaattaatagtttAATAGAACCTGGTtttacacttaaaaaaaatctacaaaaaaaataattttattaaattaatcacaataatatttataacttcCCACATATATGTGTAATCTATATATACAAAGACTTTTAAGGgatttttcctttttagtatatatatatatatatatatatatatatatatatatatatatatatatatatatatatatatatatatatatatatatatatattaaaaaatatactcttgaaataataatctttttaaaattaaaataatcacttTACCAATTTTATTCCATAAATGaccatttatttaaatttaatagtttttttactatgttttgaaactgaaataatatttaaaccataataaaaatgttaataaataaaaactaaatacaataaaaatgatttatatttatttttataattataatgataataattttatgatcataaaaaaagttaagGGATATACACGGAAAAcatatatttactaatatacttaaaataaatcaaaatataacaaacatgaaaatgtataaataaataaattcgtaATTTAAAGAAATCTAAACAAttgttttttcaatataataGTGAAAACACGAATATTACGAATgtgtgttattttctttataacttttatttatttattttatagataatttttatttatttaaagatgatgtttatttatttaaatttaaaaaataattaaattttaaaaagatagtttgatttaaaaaaatcaattaaatttaaataaaatgataactTTAAGGATAACATTaagaaaaaagtgaataaaaagaaatccactttatatttatttatagatatagATAATGGTTTGTAATTATCAAAACCCTCATTTAAACATGTGACATCAGAACATGATTAATGTAAATATCCTATGATGTTCCTTTTGTGGGTTTTTGTAACTGTGGCATACTCTTCTCACATGCCAGTAATAAAGTTATTATAGTCACATGCACATGACGAAATTTAATGGAATTAAACTCAATCATAAATAccattaaacttatattttcaaTGTTATGTTTAATGGAAACAGAAACGTAATGCAGATATACTAATATTACAGCAAGAGTATAAGGAATGTGTGAAAGAGAAAACAGAGAGAAAGAAACATACGCTGTGTATTActattacataataataaaagagtAGTATTTTTATACATGAGTAGACTAAGAGTAAAGTTGAGTAACAGAAATAACAAACTGATTTAAAAACTAAGGACTTGAATTATATAACCAATACACCTTCTTAATTCAAGTCATTTAGAGCTAATACACCTATTTCAGATCTTGAGACATTTAAATATGTCATGTTTGAGTGCTTTAGTAAATAGATCAGTCaactgtgattcaattttgcaATGCTTCAGCTCAATTTTACCTTTATTTACCATATTACGtagaaaatgatatttcacATCAATGTGTTTGCTTTTTCCATGGCTTACTGGATTCTTAGCCAAACTTATGGCGGACGCGTTGTCTATCTGTAGCACAAATGGTCTCTTGATTTGCACCTTTAAGTCCTTCAAAACTTCATTCAACCAAACACCCTAACACACAACATGACAACCAGCTACATATTCTGCTTCACAACTTGATAGAGCAAGAATGGTTTGCTTCTTAGAACTCCATGATATAAGTGTTGTGTTCATGAAGAAAATAATCCCTGACGTGCTTTTCCTCTCGATTTGATCTCCACCAAAATCTGAGTCAATGTATCCAACTAGTTCCAGCCTATCCTTCTTCATGCCATACGGAAACAAA harbors:
- the LOC108335146 gene encoding protein IRX15-LIKE; amino-acid sequence: MKNTNTNTKFILLHPYIQKQGSSNRLWLLAFISFFTLAFLATLIYTRDTTSSITTTTSSTPLSTFTNTPLPSSVINTLLHYASKSNDTYHMSHSDLKTISDVLRKCSSPCNFLVFGLTPETLLWKALNHNGRTVFIDENRYYAAYFEEKHPEIDAYDVQYTTRRSEMKELIASAKEQSGNECRPVQNLLFSECKLGLNDLPNHVYEVDWDVILVDGPRGDWPDAPGRMSPIFTAGVLARSKKSGNPKTHVFVHDFSGKVERVCGNEFLCKENLVETTHSLGHYILEKMEESSVKYCKDHNHSSGSSSSS